In Anaerobaca lacustris, the sequence TCAGGACCCAGACCGGCATGGGGTTCCTGAGACTGGCAGCTTTGACCGAAGAAGCGCCGCCCCGACATAACCAGTGACCACCGGCGCCGCCCGATTCAAACGATAAGAAACGACCTGTAAAGGGGTGATACCATGACACGCAAGAAGTCTGCGATGGTTGCCTTGAGCTTTTGCCTCCTCGTGCTCTGCGGCATCGCCGCAGAGGCCGCCGAGCCCGAGACCGATTCGCTGGACAGGAAGACCGTCACGATTTCCGGGTCGGTCGGCCTGCCCGGCGTAACGCTCGTGGGCCTGCCCTCTCAGCCGGTCAGCGATGCACGTGGCCTCTACGCGGTGCAAGTGCCTTCTGGATGGAGCGGGACGGTTGAACCCAGGAAGGCAGGGTATGAATTCGCGCCCCCTTCCAGGACGTACGAACGGATCGCCAGCGATTGTGCGAACCAGGATTATGTGCCGAGGGTTCTTGCCTTCACGATCTCGGGAAACGCGGGGCTGGGCGGCGTGACGATGGAGGGATTGCCGGGCGAGCCGATCGCCGACACGGACGGGTTCTACAGCGCGATGGTGGAGTATGGCTGGTCGGGTGTGGTCCGTCCAAAGAGGGGCGATCGTAAGTTCAATCCCGCCGACAGACGCTACACGATGGTCAGCAGCGATCTCACGGACGAGGATTACATCCCGCAGACGGTTGTCATCTGCGACCGGATCGTCGCCGGCACCGAACCGATTGCGCAGGTGGTCGTAACGGCCGAGCCTGGGGGATACACCGCGACGACCGATGCGCAGGGCTACTACCGTATCGAGGTGCCCTATGGCTGGACCGGGATGCTGTCCATGTCGAAGCCCGGATTCGAGTTCGATCCGCCCAGCATTCCCTTCAGCAGGGTCACCAGCGACATCGACAAGACCGTGCCGAGTGGGGGGGACCTTCTCGAACCGTTTCCGCCCCGACTGGATGATGTGCGTCCCCGCCGTTCGGCGATCCCACCCGTCGACGGCGTGCTGGTGATCCCGACCACGAGCGTCGCACCCGACGAGTTTGCCGAAACGAGCGAGGACATCCGCGTGATGCAGCAAATTCTGCGCGATTTGCTGACTGAGCCGCGAATGATCCTGGGCGTCTTGCAGGATTACGGCGACTTCCTCGGAGGCGAGGGCCGCCGCCACGAGGCTTTCTATCTCCAGGGCTTCGGCGTGTTGTTCGTGATGGAGGTGGATTTCCCGCTCTCGCCGGTGGCTGTGCCGGGCGTCGAGTCGGAGCCGCCGTCATCGGCGCCGGTCGATCCGGTCTGGCAGCGGGCCCGCCAGAGATTGTACGCGCCTCCTGGCGGAGCGTATCGTTCGAGAACACAGCCCAACCAGAGGCAGCAGATGAACTTCGAGCAGTTCAAGGCCGATCTGATCGATACGCTCCGACACGCCGCCAACATTCGCCACGTCGATCCGAACGAGCAGGTTGTTCTGACCGTCGTCGGGCAGGCCCCGGACGCCGGCGCACCGAGTCGCGGAGGCTTCTCCGCCGGGGCCGGGGGGTACTTCGAGGGCGGCAGCTACAGCTACAGCGGCGGCAGTTTCGGCGCCGGCGGCGGCAGTTCCTACGCCGATTCGCGCTCGTATGTCAGGGGCACGGGATCCGCCCAAGCCGTCCGCCGCAGGCCGTCGGCCTTTGGGACGCCGGCGACCACGGTCCTGACGATCCAGGCGAAGAAGGCCGACGTCGACGCCTTCGCCGCCGGGCGAATCGATGCGGAGCAGTTCCGCCAGCGAACGAAAGTGTTCACCTACTGAACCGATGAGCCCAAGACAAAACGATCCATAGGGAGACCACACGATGATGTTTCGACGCACGGCTGCCGCGATGGGACTCGTTCTGTGCCTGGCCGGCATCGTCCCGCTGTCCCATTCGCAGTCGCAGCATTCGGAGACACCGACAGCTCAAGAAATGATGGAACGCATGCAACGACAGCAGGAACGATGGCGAGAGCAGACTGATCGGCAGATGGCACGGTTCCAGGAGCAGGCCAAGCGTGACAGTCGGCGAAGTCTCGACGAGGCGAAGCGTCAGGCGATCGGCGCGACACCTTCCCAATGGGGGACCATCCGGCCTCGCTTGCAGGCTGTCAGTGCGCTTCGACACGAGGAGTACGCTTATTTGCGGCCTCAGGTCGGACTGAAGACTTCGGAGGCCGTCGGACGATGCCGCTGGACATGGGAGAATATCTTTGCGTTGGACCCCGATAAACCATTGACGGCAGCCGAGACCACCTGCCGCGTGCTGCGCGACATGCTGGCCGATGAACAGACGTCGATCGAGGCGACTTGGGAGCAGGTCGAACTGCTACGCGCGCAGAGGAAACACGCTGCCGACCAATTGCCCGCCGCCGAGCAGGCGCTGGGCAAAGTCACGACCCTCCGCCAGAAAGCCGCACTGATGGTGATGGGTGCCCTGCAATGACAGACGCCGATCGAGGCGATGGAGAAAGGCCGATCATGAAGCCAAAGCGATTCGTGACCATGGTGCTCTTGAGCGCTGCAATCGTATCGGTCGGGCTCGTCCTGGCAGGGGCAGCGGGCCCCGAGTCGGCCGATCCCAATGCGGTCCACAGCCCGATTTTGCCAGGCCTATCGGCTGAGCGCGAGGAATGGAACGTCCTTGAAGGGCAGTTCAGCAGTCTGGAAGAATGCCAGGAGGCCATCATATGCGAGTTGGTGGGAGCGACGGAGAAGCAATGGCGGCAGATTGGTCCGAGGTTTCGCGAACTCGAAGCGGTGCGCAGGCGGACATACTCCAGCATTAGCGTCTTCGCGGGCGGGGGGACCGCGTCTGCCGGTTTGGCCGGGGGCGGCTACGGCGGCGCTCCAAGCAGTGGGCGTCATGAAGGCGGCACACGCCGCATATCCCGTAGCGACCGAAACGTCAGGTACGCCCAATCGGTCCGACCTTCCACGGGCGTGAGTCCCTCCCTTTCAGGATGGCTGCGACCGTCCCATCGCCGGGCCGGCGGGCAGATCACTGAAGGCGAGCGCTTGTGCGAGGAACTGCTCGACCTGATCGACCGCACTGATGCGACGAGCGAACAGATTCGAGAGAAAATGGCCCAGCTCGCGGCGCACCGCCGCAAGGCCGCCGAGGAAGTCAAGGAGGCGCAAGAGGCTTTGCGCCAGGTTGTTACACGCCGTCAGGAAGCCATGCTCATCCTGATGGGCTATCTCGATTGACGTGGATTGTACGTGAGAATGCAATAAGTGCGAGGGAATCTCTTTCGGGAGGAAATGCCATGAGATGCGGAGGATTCGACAAACGACTTGCGATCGTTGCATGTGCGGGCATTCTGGCCGGCGGCCTGCTGACACGAGCGCATGGATTTGCCGGCGGCACGGGCGAGCCGAACGACCCCTATCAGATCGCGACAGCCGAGCATCTGCTCTCGATCGGCTCGAATAGGGCTCTACTCGACAAGCGTTTCGTGTTGCTCAATGACATTGATTTTGACCCGAATCTGCCCGGCGGGCAGGTATTCCAGGACGCCCTGATTGCCCGAGATCGCGAAGGCAATGTTTCCGCTCACAGCGGCGATCCATTCAGCGGTGTGCTGGACGGCCGGGGACATACGATCTGGAATCTGTCCATATCTGGCGCAGACGGGCACAATGCGGCGCTGTTTGGCATGTTCTCTGGCTTGGTCCAGGACCTGCACTTTCGGAACGTCCGGATCACCGGTTCGCCCTGCGGCGCGATCGCAGGGCTCAGCCAGGGAGGTATGATCCTTCGTTGTTCAGTTACCGGCGAAATATCCGGCTCCAAATACGTCGGAGGTACGGTAGGCACGCTGTGGGCTGCCACCCTGATCGATTGCCAGGTCGATGTCCGGGTGACGGGCATTGAGTGCGTCGGTGGAATGATTGGGAACGGGCCTGGTGGGATGTTGATCCGATGTGAATCGCGTGTGGATATAGTCGGCGACAAATCTGTGGGTGGCCTTGTCGGCGAGTTGCGCGAAGCTCAGATAGTAGACTGCCGTGCCGAAGGTACGGTTGTCGGCAGAGATGCCGTCGGTGGTCTGGTTGGTACGATGCCAATGGCGGTGTCGATCATCCGATCCGCCGCCAATTGCGAGGTCGTGGCCGATTATGCGGCGGGTGGCTTGGCCGGAGAGGCTCTGTTCTTTGGCGCCCACAGCCAACGGATCATCGACAGTTATGCGCGCGGATCGGTGGCGGGTTCTGTCACTGGCGGGCTGATCGGCGTGGCCTCGGCCCTTCGCGTTGCGAACAGCTACGTGGCCTGCACGATGATTCCGATGGCGTCCGAAACAGAGACCATCACCCCAGTCGTGGGCGGGCTGTTTGGCGAAGCGGACACGTCCCGCCCGCCGTTGGTGATCGCGTCCTTCTGGGACGCCGAGATCTCCGGAATTGCTGTCAGTTCGGGAGCCGGAACCCAGTACCTTGGCGCCGGATTGGATACGGAGCACATGCAGCAACAGCCGGCTTTCGAACAGGTCGGTTGGGATTTTGACGCCACTTGGGCCGTTCTGGAGGGTAGCCACCCGGTACTGCAGTGGGAATTGGCAAGGGATCATCCGTGATCATGAGCTGCATTCGGTTGACAAGCACCAAGTTGCTTTTCATACGGGTCCCCACGGACCATCCCCGTGCGGAGGCCGCCGACTCGTCCTTTGGGGCCGACGGATGCAACAGAATGGAATCGCTTGCACAGGAGCAACCAATGGTAGTGACGCACAGAACCACTTTCCACGTGCTCATCTTTCTGCTGGCGATCGTGGCAGCCGGCGCAGATCACATGGCACAAGCGCAACCGAAGAATCCGCATCCACCTTTCGAGATGACGCCAGAGGATTGGGAAGTCTTCCAGAAGCTGGGGCCCGGAGAGACGGAAGCCTTCCTGCGTGCCAAGCAGCAGCGATATGAGCGGGAACTGGTGGAGCAGTGGCGACAGGAGCAAAGACAGTTCGGCCGGCGGGGGCTGGCATCTGCGGAGAAAGCCCGGAGAGCCGATGAGAATCGCCTCAGGCTCACGCTGGGCGTCTCGGATGAACAGTGGCAAACGCTTGGTCCCATCTTGCGTACCATCCAGACTTGGAAGGAGCAGGCGGCATTGACTGCCTCGGCGCCGCAGTTCGACGCGAACGACCTGCGCGTACCGTTCGATGAAGAGATCTGTGGGTACGAGCGTAGCACCGTTCGCGTAGCCGGCGGTGGGAGCTACCTGCGCTGGGGCGCACCGGTCGCAGGAGGCGGGACAGCCGCCGGCGTGGTTGGCGGCGCTGGGGCGTTGGCGCTTGGGCGGGTCTTCATTACGCCGTTTGCCTGGAGGCAGTTGGAGCCGGAGAACTATGAGCCGAGCGAGGGCGAGCGGCTGTGCGAGGAGTTCTTTATCCTGCTGGAAGACGAAGATGCCGACCCGCAGCAGATCGCCCGGATGTCCGAGGCACTCCGGCATCTGCGCGCCAAAGCCCGGCGGGAGCTGACCCGGGCACGCGAAGAACTGGCTCCCCTGTTGACCACACGCCAACGGGCCCGCCTGATCCTGATGGGCTACCTCGATTGACGGCCTTTGTTTCTGGAAAACGTGAAACGCTGGGCAGGTTGACGGGACTTAGAGATGGAAGCACTACATCCGGTGCCGAGCGGGGGCACCGCTCGTACGCGGGTTGACGGATACGAAGCCGCCGTTGGCGTAGACGGCGGGTAAGGATATCTTTGGTGTGAGGCGACCTTTTTCAGGAGGGAAAGCCATGCGAAGCGGAAGATTCAACCAACTGTTTGCGATCGTTCTGTGCATAGGGGTGCTGGCGGGCGCGTTGCCTGCCCAGGAGGCGCCGGATATGGCCGAGGCCTTCGAGCCTTACTGGCGCTCGGTCACGCTGCAAGCGCAGCTCTACAACCCGGTCGAAGAACCCGGCCGCGATCCGAATGCCCAGGCCACGTTGCAGATCTCAGCCGGCGTTCGGATTCTCGACGACACCGGCCTGATCGGCGTCGAGACGACACGAAGGGACGCCATCGTGTGGGACCAGGACGGCGTCGAAATCTACAGCACCGTCGCTGGTCCTTCCCTCAGCCGTGTGTATCAGTCGATCGAGGACGCCACACGCCTGGCCGCGGTACTTGGAAGAGGCAGTGATTTCTGGTTCAACCTGGGTGTTCCTCTCGATCGTGAGCTGGGCTATCCGTCGGCGCTGAGCCGCGTGGAATGGTCCCAGGGCGTCTTGATGGCGGATGCGTTCGAGGTGGTCGACGTTCCCTTCGAGCCCAACGAAACCTGGATCGAGCTGATGGGCGGGCTGGAGATCCTCGTGCAGGAGGCCTCGGTCGAAGAGGGCCGATACAGCTACCGCATCCAGGCGAGCTACGACCCCAATCTCGTTTCCTATCTCATCGGAGGATCGTGGCATTTCTGGCGTGACGAGGTTCCTGCGCCTGCGATGCTGATCAAGATGGACATGCTCAACGCAGCGGGCAAGTCGGTGTGGGATGTGAGCAGTTCCGGCAGTTCCGGGTCCAGTTCCGGCACGGGCACTCGCTCGTCCGATGGCCGGATGGTCGCCACGAGTTCCGGCAGCGGCCAGTGCAGCGCCTGCGGAACGGTCGCCATGATTCGCTTCACGTTCGCTCTCGCACCCTACGAGCGGCAGGCAACACTCACACTGGAGAACATTCCCCTTCCCGGCTTCTGAGAAACTCCTCCGAGCGATAACGACTATCCCAGGGGTGGCAGGCGGAGGCGGCCGCCCTTTGTTTTTGCGCATTTCCTGCGTGCCCGAGAATTTTTTCGGAAGTTTCATTTTTCCTGTTGGCGCCTTCTACGGATGTAGTAGAATGCTACTACGGCTGTAGAAGGAGAAGCATGTATGAAGCTGACCGAAGCAGAATGGCAGATCATGAAGGCGCTGTGGGAGAAGCACCCGGCGACGGCCCGCGAGATCATGGAGCGGCTGCCGGCGGGGGTCAAATGGGCCTACACCACAATCAAGACCATGCTCACGCGCCTGGCGGATAAGCAGGTCGTCCGTGAGGCCAAGCAGGGCAACACAAGCGTATACGACCCGCTGATCTCGCAGCACAAGGCCCGGCGAAGCGCCCTTCGCTCGCTGCTGGAGACGGCCTTCGACGGCGCCATGGGGCCGCTGGTCCACTTCCTCGTGGAGGAGGAACAGCTCACCCCCAAGCAGAAGCGCGAACTGGCCAAGCTCGTGGAAGATCAGGCCAGGGGAGAGACCAAATGATCGAGTACGTCAATGCCATCGCGCGTTTGTGGTGGGATTGGACTGCCGCCATGTTCTGGCAGG encodes:
- a CDS encoding BlaI/MecI/CopY family transcriptional regulator, which codes for MKLTEAEWQIMKALWEKHPATAREIMERLPAGVKWAYTTIKTMLTRLADKQVVREAKQGNTSVYDPLISQHKARRSALRSLLETAFDGAMGPLVHFLVEEEQLTPKQKRELAKLVEDQARGETK